DNA sequence from the Eptesicus fuscus isolate TK198812 chromosome 7, DD_ASM_mEF_20220401, whole genome shotgun sequence genome:
TGTGCAAAatgtttttagtttgatgtagtcccatttgtttatttttttcttttgtttcccttccccGAGAAGACATATCCAAAAAATATTTCGAAGACCAGTGTCTAAGagtttactgtctatgtttttcttctaggagttttatggttttgagtctgatatttaaatctttaattcatttatttttgtattgggTGTAAGAAAGTAGTCTAGTCTAGTTTAATTTTTGAGCATGTGTTTGTTCAGattttccaataccatttattgaagagaccatctttatcccattgtatattcttgcttcctttgtcatagattgTTTGGCCGATGGGTGTGCGTTTATTTCAttgctctctattctattccattgatctatgtgtctgtttttatgtcagtaccatgcttttaaaaaaattgaatttattggggtgacattggttaataaaattatgtaagtttcagatatacaattctgcagtacatcatctgtatattgtattgtgtgtttaccactccaagtcaagtcttcttccatcaccaattAACCcctctttactctcttctacctcctgcatttccccttcctcctggcaatcaccatgctgttgtctgtgtccatgagtctttcttcttttttttctttgcttaatcccatcacctcctcacccagctcccaaccccctcctctctgagaccTACTATGTTCTTTTGATTATTATAGTCTTGTATTATTGTTTGTTATCAGATAGTGTGATACTTCCaaaattgttcttctttctcacgaTTGCTTTGGCTAGTCAGggccttttgtggttccatataagttttagTACTATTTTTAGTTCTATGAAAAATGCCAATGGTATTTTGTTAgggactgcattgaatctatagattgatttcaaTAGTATGGACATGTTGAAAGATTGCATTTAGTTTATAGGTTGATTTTGGTAGTACAGACATTTTAACAAGGGTAATTATTACTATACATtagcatggtatatgcttctatttatttgtatcttcctcaatttctttcttcaatagcttataattttctgagtacaggtcttttacttctttGATTAAATTGATTCCtaggtttttggtgtgttttttaaagatgaaattttaaatgagattgttttcttaatttccctttctgatggttcattattggtatataaaaatgcaaccaaacCCTGGCCTTGTGGCTCATTCGagtggagcatcgtcccatgaacAAGaagatttcaggttcaatccctagtccgGGCAGGTAtggaaaccaatcaatgttctctctcacatttctccctctccctctccctctccctctccctctccctctccctctccctccttccctctccctctccctctttctctccctctccctttccctctccttaaaatcaataagcagccctggctggtttcgctcagtggatagagcattggacttgagactgaagggtcccaggtttgattctggtcaagggcacatgcccgggttgcgggctccatccccagtaaggggtgtgcaggaggcagtccagcaatgattctctctcatcactgatgtttctatctctctctctctccctctccgttcctcttggaaaccaataaaaatatatttaaaataaaataaaatcaataagcatatacttgggtgagaattttgaaaacattcaaccaatttctgaatataagTTTTTAGCGTACtacttttattgaattcatttatcagttttaATAGTTTCTTTGTGGACTCTTTAAAGTTCTCtctatataatatcatgtcatatgcaccctttctaattggatgccttttacttcttttcttgtctgattgctgtggctaggacttccaaaactgtgttgaatagaagtggtgaaagtggacacccttgttttgttcctgatcttaacacattgcggaccagtagttttattgctagctttacccagtggccagataaatttctattgaacgagtaaaaacaagttttacataaatgttaaaggcacgctttaaaattaaatacccattgcattttgaagttatttattacatgttcttgcaagctaatatctttttaaagtatgatagtttgtaaaacactgtgtaatatgaaaaggAACTAAACTAAGCTGGCAAATGTAACGCGTTTCTCTTCTCTTACCATTACTTTTGCATACTTTGCAAACTTTGGTAGGATATTTCTTTTTACCTGAAGATGGAATTTGCACAGGGATGTGCTGCTTCATGTTGCCTGATCATCTTTGTGTTTGATCTTTCTGAGGAGCTCTCCTACTTCTAATACCTGATGGATTAAGATTGCTAAATTCTGGATCTGCTCATTTATCTACTTGGGATGAGATCCACTCTGTTGCTACAGTTAAAAGAAAGTCTTTGTATCTTACTTGGCTTTCTGGATTGAGCGCTTGATAAATCCTGAATGACTTGAATAGTACACAATTAATCAGGTAAAGCACTACTTTCTTCacccattttattgtttttctatggATACTATATGTTGAAAGATATTGGTCAGCAAGATCAACACCTTGCATATAGTTATTATACTGCACAATAGAAACTGgcttctttatttcctctccaGTATGCCAATTTGTCTTTTCTGTTTTACAAGAGGAAGCATCATGGATAGTTGAAATAATTCGAACTTCTCTTTTATCCttccaaatcaataataaaatgtcaCTTTTTCTTGGGAAAGCTAATTCAACTCTTTTAAGCATAGATGCTTCATCTTTCAAACATTCTGGCAAGCCTCTATTTGTTCGAATTGTTCCTCAAACTCTTGTTTTATGTAGTAATAAAGTTTCTGCAATTGAAATGCTATTGTAAGAGTTATCTTGATGTATGTGATGTCCCAATTCCAGATACGGCTGAAGTAGTGACAGAATAGAGTCATTCAAGTTTTTTCCTTCACCTGTGTAAATTTCCACATTGCAAATATGCCCAGTCTTGCTCTCACATAGCATTCTTACAGGTAAACCATGTTTAATAATTGTAGCTAAGTTGTAAGTTTGAAATAGAAGACGTCCCCTCCAGGGATCATGCCTTCATGTAATGATAATTCTTGCTTAGGTTTATATATTGTTTGAAACTTATGAATAAAGTGGTTGAGTACAGGTTGAATTTTAAATAGCCTGGATGAAGATTCAGTCATGTTTGCATTGTCATTGAAATGCCAATAAGTCCAGATTTGTTGAAAACTGTTTCGACTCATCGTCTGAGGAAACATTGGAAGAGCTAGAACTGGATTTGTAGACCAATATTCTCTCCAAGTATTCTTTTGAGTATGCCCTATTAGCACTGTAAGtcctaaaatttttttcatatctgtTGGAGTAACAGGAGACCATTTTATTGCTTTCAAAATTTTGTGCTTTCCTAAATTTTGgttataatatatttttgattgATATCAAAATGGTTCAAACAGATCGTCGTCAAAAATGAAGTTGGTGACTTCAATGATGTTCTTAGAAGCAGACAGTATAACTGTAACCCCAGAATTACCTTCAATACTTTCCAAATTAGGTTGAAAGTCCTCTTTTGACCAATCATTATCTCGGCAACCAAGACGCAAATTACACTCAAAATCATGTGTGGAATTGTTCAAATTTTCAGGTTCGGAATCACTTGAAATCACTATTTTTCACCTTTTTGAAGGAATAACCAATGGCCCACTGTCAAAGCTTTCATCACTTTCACTTGGACTATCTGATAAATTGTCAGCAAATATATCCAGAATTTTATCATGTTCTTCATCACTATCCATGGTTACtgagcactttaaaaatatcaatttgatataaaaagttatttttattactaacgACAACAGACTAAttacttttaattccttttgtaatttttaacttcAGCGAATGCATTTTCCATTACAGTCTTTCTCTAAATGACAACAATGAAAATCTGAGAATTCTTGTGATTGGCCAtaagccttagaacagaaaaatGAGAATTCTCCtgatccgtccgcaatgtgttatGGAAAACTGTCCCTTATTTTTTGGTCATTTATACAAAGTGGTTttgttcctctcttcctcttcattcttcattctctctgtctgtgtctctctctttccctcatggGAACAGCACTGATATGGGAAAACTCAAACATGGCTCTGTGTGATCCACACTGTGGATTCACTAGATTTCCTCAGCATCAGTCCTGTCTCATCAAATAACCTGTAtgaggcagggggctgggcacTAGGAATAAACGAGGAGGAAGGCTGACTCTGTCACCACAGCTTACAGGGTCTGCACTGCCCCAAACCCTGCAGACAGCATGTAGTTATCTGTTATGTGTTCTACCCGCTTCCCATGTCGCCTCCTCCTACTGTCCTCACTCAGTTGGAAGGTAATTGGAACCACAGCTGTGTCCTCACTGCACAGTCTCAGCAcagtcttcctctctcccctctgtgtGCCCAGGACTCTGGGGCCTGGTGAATAATGCTGGCATCTCTGTGCCCACGGCACCCAATGAGTGGCTGACCAAACAAGACTTTGTAAAGATACTCAACGTGAACCTGTTGGGGGTGATCGAGGTGACCCTGAGTCTGCTGCCCCTGGTGAGGAAGGCAAAGGGCCGAGTGGTCAATGTCTCCAGCGTCTTCGGTCGTGTAGCCTTCATTGGTGGGGGCTACTGCATCTCTAAGTACGGCGTCGAGGCCTTCTCGGACTCCCTCAGGTATTGGGCTGGGACAGAGGCCCTCCCTTGGGTCTTCTGCTTCTGTGCTTCTGGGGGAGCCTTTTCCAAGGGGTTGATTTCACACAGCCTCAGAGGCTCTTCCTTCCAGttccttctctcttgctttttgACAGGCATTCATTGGGAAACACCTTTTTATCTTCTGGAGGTCTGGATGGGCCTCAGGGCAATGGAGTTGATTCAACCTGTCCCTGCCTACAGTCAGAAAGCATCTGAGGCAGAACTGGAACTGATCTGACTCCACTGCACAGCCCATCCGCGTACATAACTGCTATGGGAATTGGGTTCCAGGGGCCCTGTTGTCAGTGAAGCCCCAGGGAAGCACTTTATTCAGGGAGCTTCCTCATCACATCAGCAGTAGAGACTGCACTGGCTTCAGGGCTGAGGATGGCTGTGATGAAGGCCagggtagggggtgggagggtggggcggTGAGACCGCAGGCAGAGAGAGCTCCTTACAAGACAGATGGCCTGGAGGTTAACCtgggagggaaagaagagggaggggttTGAGGAGAATGGTAAATATAAAACAGGCAcagcccaatttttttattgcatgTGACAGAAATACAAGGGCATAGAATTTAAGTGGTGCCTTTCAGCAGAATTGGTAGGATTTAGAGTTCTAAGCAAATGTATGTAAATACTTGTGAAAATACTCAAACTCTGTAGACAGGCAATACTATCATCATAAATTTTCTCCTCCTGTCTACTGCACTTCACAACTCCCCACACTTTTGAGCTTAATTTACTGTAATCTTATATTGGTGTTTGATTGGGTTGGGTGTTTTCCaggtgttgttttcttttatgagACCTCTGAAGTCTTTGCCTCTCTGTCGGTTTGCCTTGCAGGAGGGAGCTCTCCCACTTTGGGGTGAAAGTGGCTATCATTGAGCCCGGTTACTTCAAGACTTTAGTGACCAGTACTCCGGTGATTTCTAGAAACTTCCAAGAGGCATGGGATAAGGCCAGCCCAGAGGTCAAGGAGGCCTATGGGGAGAGGTTTCTGGCAGACCGTGAGTGAGCCTTGTGGTCCATGGGGATAGAAGCAGACCATTGTCCTGAAGTCTAGACTCATAGTTAGTCCCACCTTAGTCTCAGGTCCAACCTCTGTGCTCTGTCCCACCTACAAACAGGGGACCTTTAATTCTATCTCCGTGGTCCCATGTTGTCAACTGGTAACCCAAGGAAAGGATCCAGGCTTGTTAGACATGGCACCACCGTCTTATGTGAACTTCTCATGTTGTTGAGGATGAAACTAAAGCCAGAGAGAAAAGacacccgtgacctcctggtgaaCAAGTATAAGAGCAGCTGGCTTTCAGGCACTTAGATTTCTAGTGTCTGTGGAGACCTTCAGTTGTGTGTTGCACATATTCCTAGGAATAAAGCCAGAGGTGGATTAGAGCGAAACAGTtgtgcctgggggaggagggaggcacccACTAAGGAGTTTAGGACCAGGAAGTCTAGAAACTCATTCTGTAAGTTGATCTTAATGGTTGGAGGTAGGAATACATCTGGATGCTTTCTCATTCTGGACAGGCCTGAAAGCAATCGGGTCCTTGGATAAAATGTGCACACAGGATCTGTCCTTGGTGACGAACTGCATGGAACATGCTCTGACCTCCTGCCATCCCCGCACCAGATACTCACCTGGCTGGGATGCCAAGCTCATCTACCTTCCCATGAGCTACATGCCCACCTTCCTGATGGATGCCGTGGTCAACTGGAGTAACCCAAGACCTTCTAAGGCCATGTGACCCAAGATTGTGGTGCATAGTAGGGGGAATTGGGTACCGTGTGAGGGAGGGGATGCATCTGTAGAGAGAAGTATGGTGCATTTTTGTTCACATTCTCAAAtactgttattaaaataaaattaaataattgattcaaagaatatacatttctttaaagCCAGGGAAGGTTTCTGTGCAGGACAGGGACTAATGTTGCAGAACATTGTTCTTTTCAATATTCCTAATACTCTGCCAGCCCCTTCACCATCCACAATTCACTGAAAACTCTGTGTTAGCCTCATAATTatctagttattaatataagAAAGGAAGCAAATGGGAATCAAATAATAAGCTTAGTTAGTAATCAAACATTAAGCTGAATAAACTGGGAAGCTGAAGCAGATATCAGGACAGCATTCCAATGAGTTGGCAAGGAAGCTATAGCATAAACAGACTCATTCACACACTCCAGGGGACTGCCATGGAGGAGACTTAATCCCCAAAACTGACAGGAAAATCACCCCGAggtgctgccctgcccacccacactggattcccagaggaaggaggaggggaaattcctctgctgggcacatgAGCAGTAGAAACCAGATGATGTAACAGAACTTTTGGACATGCTCAATAAAAGTTGTTAGCACAGGAGGGAGGTGTTTCCTTTTGGGCATGCTCAGTGAGAGCCAGGTTGATGCCAGAGGGGCAGAGCCTAGCCTGGGAAAAACTGGGAAGGTGATCAGATTGGATAGAGGGCATGGAACCCCATTGGGTCCAGGAAAGGGCTTGGTTGGGAGGAgcgcctcccctcccacccccccccaccccccccacccccacccaccacacacacacacacacgcgcgcaagCCTGGAAGAATCAGAAAGTTAGTTGGATGGACTGAATGACACCTTGTTCTTTACTATGAACCAAGAAAATATGGAGAATTAACAGCCCTGTGACTGTtgcttctagaccagtggttctcaaccttcctaatgctgtgaccctttaatacagttcctcatgttgggGTGACCTcaaccaaaaaattattttcgttgttacttcataactataacgtcctactgttatgaatcgtaatgtaaatatctgatatgtaggatgtcttaggcgatccctgtgaaagggttgttcgacccccaaaggggttgcgacccacaggttgagaaccactgttctagaccctGCCCGCCCTCTATGTCCCTGAGGGTGTACTAGTCTTAATGCTCTTCACCtcaaataaaatcttgccatcacatttatgtatttactagaggaccgatgcacgacattcatgcaaggggctcggccctcacagccccggcttcatccagaaggtcatccagaaggatgtccggtctaattagcatattacacttttattattatagattttttccaTCACATTTAACCTTCTCCACATGTGTGccttttgaaattcttttctctCAACAGCACAAATGAACCTGTTTTCAGCAGTAACACCTGCCCCTGCCAATGAGGTCTATGGGTCTGTCTTACAATCCTtgcagtgtctgccccctgtctCTTCCAGAGAAGTTTCCTGCAAGCTGAGTGGGCTTGGGACTTGGGAGGATGGGGCAAGGATGGCCTTTGGAGGGTGAGAGGGGACAGTGACACTTCCTGAAGCCAAGGGTGCAGTCTACACCAGGTGTGGCAGGAGGCCTCCTCACCTGTTCCCAGAGTCTGCCCTGAGCATTCACTCCAGGGTGGACTTTGGAATTTCCTGGCATAGAAGGTGACCTTGACTTCCTGAGCAGATATTGCCTTGGGATTGAGGCAGGTTGTTTCAAAGCTAGTCTCTTGATGTTCAATGCAGGCCTGTCTCTATTTAACCCTAGTCCTGGGATTTTAAGTGTATCTTTCCCAACCAGGGTGTGGAAAGTAATTATTCacggtttttctttttctccttcccaccacccccaccacccccaccccggcccggTTTACTTTCTCTTCTCTAATTTTCCCTTCATTACTCTCTCTCACCCATTTCTCTCTACCTGTCTATATGTCTCTCCTATAAGATAGTGTTGAATACTTTACCTCAGACTCTGTCCATGCATTTAACAAAGATGGGCTTATTgcctattgtgtgccaggcactgaggagcAGAAAAATGAGAAGGACCATCCGTGCCATTTAGTAGTTAAACACGTTTGCAAACTCTGACTCCCTGTAACCAGCACATTCCTGTTTCCTCTCCCACACTGTTTTTTCTTATAGCAACAACACTGTTGTtgacttattaaaataaatttaattggaACCACACATGTGTTCTCACTACAGGGTCACAGCACAGTGTTGCTCTCTTACTCCCACTGTGCCCAAGACTCTGGGGCCTGGTGAATAATTGGCATGTCTGTGCCCATGGCACCCAATCAATGGCTGACCAAACAAGACTTCATAACAATGCTCAGTGTGAACCTGTTGGGGGTGATCCAGGTGACCCTGAGTCTGCTACTCCTGGTGACATAGGCAAGGGGCAGTGTGGTCAACGTCTCCAGCATCTTGGGTGTGTGTCCGTGTATGGTGGGGGTACTGCATCTCCAATACAGTGTTGAGGTCTTCTCTGATTCCTTCAGGTTttgggctgggacaggggcccTCCCTCAGTCCTCCTGCTTCTGTGCTTCTGGGGAGGATTTTTCCAGGGAGTTCATTTCACACAGCTTCAGAGGCTTTTCCTTCCAGATTCCTCTCTCTTGCTTTGTGCCAGACATTCATTAGGAAGcaattttttatcttttgggGATCAGGATGGGCCTCAGGTCTATAAAATTTGATTTAAACTAACCCTGTCCTTGAGGAGGGCCCACAGTGACTGAGGCAGAATTGGAACCTGAATAAATTGGCTGCAGAGTCCATGTCCTTAACCCCTAGGAGAGTCAGTGCAGGGAGTCTTGGAGCTGGGGGTAGAGCATTTGACTCAACTCTACAGATACTGCTGGGCACATCTGTGAGTGCACAATTAACGTCTGAGGATAACAAGGCTTGTCCCCTGGCCTAAAGTGTCTGACAGCTGAGAAAGGGACAAGAGATACAGAAATGGTATGGCCATCGCTTGTGATGGTTGTGACCATGTTAGCCATGGTGGCGTGGTAGCCAGTGGAATGGGGAAGGGTCCTAGAGAGGGGTCTGAGCTGAGGAGTGAAGAACTGAACTTGGAAACCTGGCAACGTAGGGTGGAAGGCTTCCTGAATGTGGGAAGTAAGGTGAGTAATGATTGactgcctctgctgtggggtcCTCCAGGGATAATCAtctaggcct
Encoded proteins:
- the LOC129147068 gene encoding retinol dehydrogenase 16-like isoform X2 → MWLYLAILVGLYYLLRWYRERQVMSHLQDKYVFITGCDSGFGNLLARQLDLRGLRVLAACLTEKGAEQLRVKASDRLETVILDVTSTESIAAATQWVKERTGDRGLWGLVNNAGISVPTAPNEWLTKQDFVKILNVNLLGVIEVTLSLLPLVRKAKGRVVNVSSVFGRVAFIGGGYCISKYGVEAFSDSLRRELSHFGVKVAIIEPGYFKTLVTSTPVISRNFQEAWDKASPEVKEAYGERFLADRSVLGDELHGTCSDLLPSPHQILTWLGCQAHLPSHELHAHLPDGCRGQLE
- the LOC129147068 gene encoding retinol dehydrogenase 16-like isoform X1, with protein sequence MWLYLAILVGLYYLLRWYRERQVMSHLQDKYVFITGCDSGFGNLLARQLDLRGLRVLAACLTEKGAEQLRVKASDRLETVILDVTSTESIAAATQWVKERTGDRGLWGLVNNAGISVPTAPNEWLTKQDFVKILNVNLLGVIEVTLSLLPLVRKAKGRVVNVSSVFGRVAFIGGGYCISKYGVEAFSDSLRRELSHFGVKVAIIEPGYFKTLVTSTPVISRNFQEAWDKASPEVKEAYGERFLADRLKAIGSLDKMCTQDLSLVTNCMEHALTSCHPRTRYSPGWDAKLIYLPMSYMPTFLMDAVVNWSNPRPSKAM
- the LOC129147068 gene encoding retinol dehydrogenase 16-like isoform X3, translated to MSDRKGGRAAEGQGVRQAGDGDPGCDQHREHRCGHPVGEGAHGGQRRELSHFGVKVAIIEPGYFKTLVTSTPVISRNFQEAWDKASPEVKEAYGERFLADRLKAIGSLDKMCTQDLSLVTNCMEHALTSCHPRTRYSPGWDAKLIYLPMSYMPTFLMDAVVNWSNPRPSKAM